The sequence below is a genomic window from Barrientosiimonas humi.
GTTGCCCGGCCCGACCGTCGCGAACGGCATGAGCAGCAGCGTGGTCCCGACCGCGATGGCGGACAGGTAGGCGGTCACCACCATCCGGGCAGGCGTGGTGAGCAGGCTGCGCGACTTTCCTTCGCTCATCCGATGATCGGCCGTTCTTCGGGGAGGCGGTAACGGCGGTGGCGGTGCTGGGCGCGCAGCGCCATCGATGTCGCGAAGGTAATGGGTCCGACGCGTCCGACGAACATCAGCAGCATCAGCACGACCTGCGAGGGGACGTCGAGCGTGGGGGTGACCCCCGCCGACAGACCCACCGTGGCGAAGGCCGACGAGGCCTCGAACATCGCGAGGCTGAGCGGCAGCCCGGCCAGCAGCATGAGCACCATCGCCCCGCCCGCGACCAGCGCCACGCCACCGAGCGCGACGGTCAGCGCCTGGCGCACCGTGTGCGAGCTGATCGAGCGGTGCGACATGACCGCGTCGCGCTCGCCGCGGATCTCGGCCCACATCGCACCGGCCAGCACGAGGAACGTCGTGATCTTGATGCCGCCCGCAGTGCCTGCGCTGCCGCCGCCGATGAACATGAGCACGCTGGTCACGAGCAACGTCTCCTCCTGCGCGGAGGCGTAGTCGATCGAGTTGAAGCCCACCGTGCGGGGGAAGGCCGTGCCGCCGAGCGCACCGACGAGCTTGCCACCCACCGACATCGGACCGAGCGTGTCGCGGTTGGTCCACTCCAGCGCGAGGAACGCGACGAACCCGATCGCGAGCAGCGCGACCGTGCCGGCCACGGTGAGGCGGGTGTGCAGCGACCAGCGGTGGGGCGTACGCCAGCGTCGCCACACCTCGAACACCACCGGGTAGCCGATGCCCCCGAGGATGGCCGCACCCGAGATGACGCCGATGAGCCACAGGTCGGTCGCGAAGCTCACCAGGCTGTCGGAGTAGAGCGCGAAGCCGGCGTTGTTGACGCTGGAGATGGCGTGGAAGAACGCGTGCCAGGCGGCGGTGCCCCAGTCACCGTCGTACGCCTGCCGGAAGCGCACGAGCAGGAAGCAGAAGACGGCCAGCTCCAGCAGCAGGAACCAGCGCACCACCCGGCCCACGACCTGGCGCACGTCGCCGAGGTGGGTGCTGTGCGTGTCGGCCGCCGCGAGCTGGCGGTCGCGCTGACCGAGCCGGCCGCGCACCGCGAGCGCCAGCAGCGTCGCGAGCGTCATGATCCCGAGCCCGCCGATCTGGATGAGCGCCGCGATGACCACCTGCCCGAAGGGGGTCCAGTAGGTCGCGGTGTCCACCGTGGTCAGGCCCGTGATGCACACCGCGCTGACCGCGGTGAAGATCGCCGCCGACACCGAGCCGCTGCCCGGCTGGGTCGTCGCGATCGGCAGCAGGAGCAGCAGGCTGCCGACGATCACGGCCAGCGCGTAGGCGGTGACGACCAGCCGCGCCGGGGTCGCGATCAGGCGCGTCATCCGGTGCCTCCGTGCGCGGTCGTCTGCGATTCGGTCGTGCGCCAGGATGGCACCCATGGACCCGGCTCTGGTGCACAGGCTCACCTCGGGAGAGGGGTGGGGCCTGCTGCAGTCGCTGCCGCCGTACGACCCGGCGGGCGCGCTCGCGCTCGGCGAGCGGCTGCGCGCGGCCGGGTTCGACGCCGACCTGGTGGCCGCCGCGCTGACCCAGTCGCGGCTGCGGGCGGCGGCCGTCGACAAGCTCGGGCCCGACGCCGCCGAGATGCTGCTGACCCAGGACGGGCTGGAGCAGGCGACCCGGCGCGCGGTCGCCGACCACCACGCCCGGCGCTTCCGCGACGCCGGCGTCTCGCGGGTGCTCGACCTCGGGTGCGGCATCGGGTCCGACGCGATGGCGTACGCCCGCGCCGGCCTGCGCGTCGACGCCCGCGACGCCGACGAGACCACCGCGCTGATCGCTGCCGCCAACCTGCGCCCGTGGCCGCGCTCGACCGTCGAGACCGGGCTCGCCGAGGACGTCGTCCTGCCGCGCGGCGAGGCGGCCCGCGGGCTCGGTCTGTGGCTCGACCCCGCCCGCCGCGTGCCCGGCGTCGCCGACGTGACCGGCCGCACCCGGCGGGTGTTCCGGCTCGAGGAGATCAGCCCGACCTGGGAGACGGTGCGCACCCTCGCCGGGGCGGTGCCGGCCGCGGGCGCCAAGCTGTCGCCGGCGTTCCCGCACGCGCAGGTGCCGCCGGGCGCCGAGGCGGCGTGGACCTCCTACGACGGCGAGGTCGTCGAGTGCGCGCTGTGGTGGGGGGCGCTCGCGCGCACCGCCGGGCGCACCGCGCACGTGCTCGGGCCGCGGGTCGACGCGCTCGTCACCGAGAAGA
It includes:
- a CDS encoding THUMP-like domain-containing protein; this encodes MDPALVHRLTSGEGWGLLQSLPPYDPAGALALGERLRAAGFDADLVAAALTQSRLRAAAVDKLGPDAAEMLLTQDGLEQATRRAVADHHARRFRDAGVSRVLDLGCGIGSDAMAYARAGLRVDARDADETTALIAAANLRPWPRSTVETGLAEDVVLPRGEAARGLGLWLDPARRVPGVADVTGRTRRVFRLEEISPTWETVRTLAGAVPAAGAKLSPAFPHAQVPPGAEAAWTSYDGEVVECALWWGALARTAGRTAHVLGPRVDALVTEKMAAGATTESPDVPATGSYLYEPDRAVIRAGLVGALVNATGGRELAPGVGYVVAQREVRLPWARRFVVTEAMPFNVKRLRAALRDRGVGRLTVKKRGVSIEPDQLRRQLRLKGDASATCVLTRAGSTQVALLVSGP
- a CDS encoding TrkH family potassium uptake protein, which gives rise to MTRLIATPARLVVTAYALAVIVGSLLLLLPIATTQPGSGSVSAAIFTAVSAVCITGLTTVDTATYWTPFGQVVIAALIQIGGLGIMTLATLLALAVRGRLGQRDRQLAAADTHSTHLGDVRQVVGRVVRWFLLLELAVFCFLLVRFRQAYDGDWGTAAWHAFFHAISSVNNAGFALYSDSLVSFATDLWLIGVISGAAILGGIGYPVVFEVWRRWRTPHRWSLHTRLTVAGTVALLAIGFVAFLALEWTNRDTLGPMSVGGKLVGALGGTAFPRTVGFNSIDYASAQEETLLVTSVLMFIGGGSAGTAGGIKITTFLVLAGAMWAEIRGERDAVMSHRSISSHTVRQALTVALGGVALVAGGAMVLMLLAGLPLSLAMFEASSAFATVGLSAGVTPTLDVPSQVVLMLLMFVGRVGPITFATSMALRAQHRHRRYRLPEERPIIG